A window of the Acidithiobacillus thiooxidans ATCC 19377 genome harbors these coding sequences:
- a CDS encoding HlyC/CorC family transporter, with protein sequence MSEDRSTQERPRSWWARFTQSLRGNVEDQDSLLDLIREAGERQVIDAEAARMVDGIFRMGELTVRDVMIPRAQMEVIEMDMPLPEIIARVSEVGHSRFPVVGEDRDDVRGILLAKDLLQACRSGMSLPRLGELLRPATFIPESKHLDHLLYEFRTGRHHMAVVVDEYGGVAGLITIEDVLEIIVGEIEDEYDIDEDVMIASREDGDFLVNALIPLEDFNEHFVAHLADEHADTLGGWVATRLGHVPRVGEVIEEGNLRLEVLRADRRRVQIVRVSPPRSAALPESPDQDSA encoded by the coding sequence ATGAGTGAAGATCGAAGTACCCAGGAGCGCCCACGGAGTTGGTGGGCGCGCTTTACCCAGTCCCTGCGCGGCAATGTGGAAGATCAGGATAGTTTGCTGGATCTGATCCGGGAGGCTGGCGAGCGTCAGGTGATTGATGCCGAAGCGGCACGCATGGTGGATGGGATTTTCCGGATGGGCGAATTGACCGTCCGTGACGTGATGATTCCCCGCGCTCAGATGGAAGTGATTGAGATGGATATGCCATTGCCGGAAATCATCGCCAGGGTTTCGGAAGTCGGGCACTCGCGTTTTCCGGTGGTGGGAGAGGATCGCGACGACGTGCGCGGCATCCTACTGGCCAAGGATTTGCTCCAGGCCTGTCGTTCGGGCATGTCCTTGCCGCGCTTGGGAGAATTGTTACGACCGGCGACGTTTATTCCCGAAAGCAAGCATCTGGATCACCTGCTCTATGAGTTTCGCACAGGTCGCCACCACATGGCGGTGGTGGTTGATGAATATGGCGGGGTGGCCGGCCTTATTACCATTGAGGATGTGCTGGAAATCATCGTCGGGGAAATTGAAGACGAATATGACATTGACGAAGATGTCATGATAGCCTCACGGGAAGATGGTGACTTTCTGGTGAATGCGCTGATTCCCCTGGAGGATTTCAATGAACATTTTGTGGCGCATCTGGCAGATGAACACGCGGACACCCTGGGTGGCTGGGTGGCTACGCGTCTCGGGCATGTGCCGAGGGTGGGCGAAGTGATTGAGGAGGGTAATTTGCGACTGGAAGTGTTAAGAGCCGATCGACGCCGGGTACAAATTGTCCGGGTGTCTCCTCCGCGCAGTGCAGCGCTGCCCGAATCGCCCGATCAGGATAGTGCATGA
- the pmbA gene encoding metalloprotease PmbA, which translates to MSQAPHSTLNAETLCQISEDILVLARKQGATAAEAAASTGKGLSVTVRLGEVESIEYNQDKGMGVTVYLGQSKGSASTSDFSRKAIAETVEAALTIARHTSADPFSGLADPELFAREFPDLDLYHPWSIDADTAAELARRCEAAARDSDPRIHNSEGGSLGTSEGLSVYANSLGFVGKRQSSQHSLSCSVIAEDLKGGMQRDYWYDVARNASALASPESIGKIAAERAVRRLDARKLPTTRAPVIFENQVASSILGHLASAISGGSLYRKSSFLLDSLGKTLFPEHIRIYEEPLRPKGLGSASFDSEGVATCNRDIISEGILQGYILDSYSGRKLQMATTGNAGGVHNLTLEPGSRSLQEMIREMGRGLLVTELIGFGINMVTGDYSRGAAGFWIENGEIQYPVEEITIAGSLQAMFKGMQMVGNDLLIHGNTGCSSILIDEMMIAGE; encoded by the coding sequence ATGAGCCAAGCCCCCCATTCCACCCTGAATGCCGAAACCCTGTGCCAGATCAGCGAGGATATTCTGGTTCTCGCCCGCAAACAGGGGGCAACTGCAGCAGAAGCGGCAGCGAGTACGGGCAAGGGACTTTCTGTGACCGTCCGCCTCGGTGAAGTGGAATCCATTGAGTACAATCAGGATAAAGGAATGGGTGTGACGGTCTACCTGGGGCAGTCCAAAGGTAGTGCCTCCACCTCGGATTTTTCGCGCAAGGCCATTGCCGAAACCGTGGAAGCCGCGCTCACCATTGCCCGTCACACCTCCGCAGACCCCTTTTCGGGCCTGGCTGATCCGGAGCTTTTTGCCCGCGAGTTCCCTGATCTGGATCTTTATCATCCCTGGTCAATAGACGCCGATACGGCCGCAGAGTTGGCACGCCGTTGCGAGGCGGCTGCCCGTGATAGTGATCCACGTATTCACAATTCTGAAGGGGGAAGCCTGGGCACCAGCGAAGGCCTTTCCGTTTACGCCAACAGTCTGGGTTTTGTGGGGAAAAGACAATCGTCCCAGCATAGCCTGTCCTGCTCAGTCATTGCCGAAGATCTGAAAGGCGGCATGCAAAGGGACTACTGGTATGATGTAGCCCGCAATGCCAGCGCATTGGCCAGTCCGGAAAGTATCGGCAAAATTGCCGCCGAACGGGCGGTGCGGCGTCTGGATGCCCGTAAGCTACCCACCACCAGGGCACCGGTGATTTTTGAAAATCAGGTGGCTTCCAGCATCCTTGGACACCTGGCCAGTGCCATCAGTGGTGGCAGTCTATATCGTAAAAGTTCCTTTCTGTTGGACAGCCTGGGCAAGACCCTGTTTCCGGAACATATTCGCATTTATGAAGAACCTTTGCGCCCCAAGGGGCTGGGCAGTGCCAGCTTTGACTCGGAAGGCGTAGCCACCTGCAATCGCGACATTATTTCCGAAGGCATTCTGCAGGGATACATCCTCGACAGTTACAGTGGCCGCAAGTTGCAGATGGCGACCACCGGAAATGCCGGAGGTGTCCACAATCTGACCCTGGAGCCCGGCAGCCGATCACTGCAGGAAATGATCCGGGAAATGGGACGGGGTTTACTGGTCACCGAACTGATCGGTTTTGGGATCAATATGGTCACCGGCGACTATTCACGCGGTGCCGCCGGCTTCTGGATAGAAAATGGCGAGATTCAATATCCGGTTGAGGAGATCACCATTGCGGGGAGCCTGCAGGCCATGTTCAAGGGTATGCAGATGGTCGGCAACGACCTGCTTATCCATGGCAACACCGGCTGTTCTTCCATTCTCATTGACGAGATGATGATTGCCGGCGAGTAA
- the ybeY gene encoding rRNA maturation RNase YbeY, with product MSGLYLRLSADDSVEPASIPSRNQARTAILQALTVATPRSPDAGRMAEISLAFVSNAEITRLNAHYRQQEKPTNCLSFPQDPLPPVFRRDLLGDIVIAPAVVLQEAAEQGKTLLNHYRHLLIHSTLHLLGYDHVEDHEALIMEQLETRLLAEMGVADPYLNQIHE from the coding sequence ATGAGCGGACTTTATCTGCGTCTATCTGCGGATGATTCCGTGGAGCCAGCTTCTATTCCTTCCCGCAACCAGGCCAGGACTGCCATTCTTCAGGCGCTGACGGTTGCGACTCCGCGATCCCCGGACGCAGGGCGCATGGCCGAAATCTCCCTCGCCTTTGTGAGTAATGCCGAAATCACCCGATTGAATGCCCACTATCGGCAGCAGGAAAAACCGACCAATTGTCTATCTTTTCCCCAGGATCCCCTGCCTCCAGTGTTCCGCCGCGACCTGTTGGGCGATATTGTGATAGCCCCGGCCGTGGTGCTTCAGGAAGCGGCCGAGCAGGGGAAAACTTTGTTGAATCATTATCGTCACTTGCTGATTCACAGTACCTTGCATTTGTTGGGCTATGACCATGTCGAAGACCACGAAGCACTGATCATGGAACAACTGGAAACCCGATTGCTGGCTGAAATGGGTGTGGCCGACCCTTACCTGAACCAAATACATGAGTGA
- a CDS encoding PhoH family protein translates to MEPPSKNPAICHGDFIAEQASAADLSEMAGELDSHLRQLESRLGVVILPRGERFHITGPQAAVQAAKTVLAELHAQVVQGRKLSSHWVHQCIQRVQVEAESETHEVSESPGVQTLKGTIRGRGLRQRRYLDSIRHNDLTFGIGPAGTGKTYLAVAAAVEQIERNQVRRLVLVRPAVEAGERLGFLPGSLSEKVDPYLRPLYDALHEMIGYEKVAKLIERQIIEVAPLAYMRGRTLNDAFIILDEAQNTTPEQMKMFLTRMGFGAKVVVTGDVTQIDLPRGQLSGLVQVLDVLDAMPGVEMVFFESADVVRHPLVARIIQAYDRFGDKA, encoded by the coding sequence ATGGAGCCTCCCAGTAAGAATCCCGCCATCTGTCATGGTGATTTTATCGCTGAGCAGGCCAGCGCCGCTGACTTGTCGGAAATGGCCGGCGAACTGGACAGTCATCTGCGGCAACTGGAATCCCGGCTGGGTGTCGTCATTCTCCCGCGTGGGGAACGTTTTCATATTACCGGTCCACAAGCGGCGGTGCAGGCCGCAAAAACCGTTCTGGCAGAGCTTCATGCTCAGGTCGTTCAGGGCCGGAAGCTTTCCAGCCACTGGGTGCATCAATGTATTCAGCGTGTTCAGGTGGAAGCCGAGTCTGAAACTCATGAAGTCTCGGAATCCCCAGGGGTGCAAACCCTCAAAGGGACCATTCGGGGTCGAGGATTGCGTCAACGCCGCTATCTGGATTCCATCCGCCATAATGACCTGACTTTTGGCATCGGTCCGGCCGGTACGGGAAAAACCTATCTGGCCGTCGCAGCGGCCGTCGAGCAGATCGAACGCAATCAGGTACGCCGCCTGGTGTTGGTGCGTCCCGCCGTCGAAGCCGGTGAACGGCTGGGTTTCCTGCCCGGGTCTTTAAGTGAAAAAGTGGATCCCTATTTGCGCCCCCTCTACGACGCCCTGCATGAAATGATCGGTTACGAGAAGGTGGCAAAACTCATCGAGCGGCAAATCATTGAAGTGGCTCCGCTGGCTTACATGCGCGGTCGGACGCTCAACGACGCCTTTATCATTCTCGACGAGGCCCAGAATACGACGCCGGAGCAGATGAAAATGTTTTTGACCCGTATGGGTTTCGGTGCAAAAGTAGTCGTCACTGGCGACGTCACCCAGATTGACCTTCCGCGTGGCCAGCTTTCCGGTCTGGTCCAGGTGCTGGATGTGCTGGATGCCATGCCGGGCGTGGAAATGGTCTTTTTTGAAAGTGCCGATGTGGTCCGGCACCCGCTCGTGGCCCGCATTATCCAGGCTTATGATCGCTTTGGGGATAAGGCATGA
- a CDS encoding IS256 family transposase, with the protein MGELGLGIEGILRRAARSLIEQAIEAEVAVLLEEFATVRMVDGRQAVVRNGHLPEREIMTALGPVPVKVPKVRDRSGSGIKFNSVLAPPYVRKSRTVAATVPWLYLHGVSSGHMQEALSILLGDEAKGLSPAVLGRLKAEWAQEYAHWQHRSLQGKRYAYWWVDGIYTNLRAEEDPRICLLVIIGVTAEGKKELVSVSDGLRESKASWLEILRDLQARGLEAAPLLAIGDGAMGFWAALDEAYPETGQQRCWVHKTANILNELPKAQQSKAKAALQEIWMAANRQAAEKALDVFVRNYQAKYPKAVAKLEKDRAELLAFYDFPAEHWRHIRTTNAIESTFATVRHRTTRTKNCVSRSSFLGLGFKMLQQAEKRWIGIYAPEKVLQLFAGVKFIDGLPANLTLPDDQQTAA; encoded by the coding sequence ATGGGAGAGTTGGGTCTGGGCATTGAAGGGATACTTCGACGCGCGGCACGCTCTCTGATTGAGCAGGCCATAGAGGCAGAGGTGGCGGTATTGCTGGAAGAATTTGCGACGGTGCGGATGGTTGATGGGCGTCAGGCGGTCGTGCGTAATGGGCATCTGCCGGAGCGCGAGATCATGACCGCTCTGGGTCCGGTACCCGTCAAAGTACCCAAGGTGCGGGACCGCTCAGGATCGGGGATCAAATTCAATTCGGTACTGGCGCCTCCGTATGTACGCAAATCACGAACAGTAGCCGCTACAGTACCTTGGCTCTATCTGCATGGGGTGTCTTCCGGCCACATGCAGGAAGCCCTTTCCATTTTGCTGGGTGATGAGGCCAAGGGACTTTCACCTGCGGTGTTGGGACGTCTCAAGGCGGAGTGGGCGCAAGAGTATGCCCATTGGCAACACCGCTCCCTACAGGGAAAGCGCTATGCTTACTGGTGGGTAGACGGTATTTATACGAACCTCCGTGCGGAGGAGGATCCGCGTATCTGCCTGCTGGTGATTATCGGCGTGACGGCAGAGGGCAAGAAAGAGCTGGTCAGTGTCAGTGACGGCCTGCGCGAATCCAAAGCTTCCTGGCTGGAGATTCTGCGTGACCTGCAGGCGCGCGGTCTGGAGGCGGCCCCTTTGCTCGCCATTGGGGATGGTGCCATGGGGTTTTGGGCCGCACTGGATGAAGCCTATCCCGAAACTGGTCAGCAACGCTGCTGGGTGCATAAGACCGCCAACATTCTCAACGAACTTCCCAAAGCCCAACAGAGCAAAGCCAAGGCAGCGTTGCAGGAAATCTGGATGGCCGCCAATCGCCAGGCTGCGGAAAAAGCACTGGACGTGTTTGTGCGCAATTACCAGGCAAAGTATCCCAAGGCCGTGGCTAAACTGGAAAAAGATCGGGCTGAATTGCTCGCTTTCTATGATTTTCCGGCCGAACACTGGCGGCATATCCGGACCACCAATGCCATTGAGTCCACCTTCGCTACGGTACGCCACCGGACTACCCGGACGAAGAACTGTGTATCACGCAGCAGCTTTCTGGGATTGGGTTTCAAGATGCTGCAGCAGGCTGAAAAACGCTGGATTGGGATTTATGCTCCAGAGAAAGTCCTGCAGCTTTTTGCAGGGGTGAAATTTATCGATGGCTTACCGGCTAACCTCACCCTGCCGGATGATCAACAGACCGCCGCCTGA
- the lnt gene encoding apolipoprotein N-acyltransferase produces the protein MIQDSIKTWAFPLRLLAALILGVLWPLAFAPFNAWFLAIILLFALFWLATTAERPRRAAALGYAFGFGAFCSGVSWISVTLHNFAHMDWLLAGGAVALLAAYCAIYPALALWLAIRFFRGNARLVALPVLWIFAEWCRARFFTGFPWLATGYTQTHVFLGGFSAWLGQYGVGLATAGFATILLWMLRESSSRRALLGGVSALLVLSGLALAAGSVSFTHPVGHKLRVSLVQGNIPITEKWNTAAISEILHHYVQLILQTPKNSQLVVLPETAFPIFQTEIPQLISQLQEWSARNHKILIIGIPELADGKYYNAAMEIDGKAPLRWYQKEHLVPFGEYIPLPHLLGPLVHHFLPGLGSFSFGHGPYVLPVDGQKAGMTICYEESFSRDVRKGVREGATFLLNISDYAWYGHSIAAAQSMQMAAMQSRQEQKPDVRDTNTGITTLISPQGEIRTQLPQFVVGTLNGSVQPMAGETPYGRWGSLPYLLLSALLMLLAIGVTRRQSSSRQ, from the coding sequence ATGATTCAGGATTCCATCAAAACATGGGCGTTTCCTTTGCGGCTTCTGGCCGCATTAATTTTGGGTGTGCTCTGGCCTTTGGCTTTTGCCCCTTTTAATGCCTGGTTTCTCGCTATCATTCTGCTATTTGCGCTGTTCTGGTTGGCTACCACAGCTGAACGTCCCCGGCGGGCTGCCGCTTTGGGGTACGCTTTTGGTTTCGGGGCATTTTGTAGCGGAGTCAGCTGGATATCCGTCACCCTGCACAATTTTGCCCATATGGACTGGCTACTTGCGGGTGGGGCGGTAGCGCTGCTGGCGGCTTATTGCGCCATTTATCCAGCTTTGGCCCTATGGCTGGCTATCCGTTTTTTTCGGGGAAATGCGCGTCTTGTCGCCTTACCGGTGTTGTGGATATTTGCGGAATGGTGTCGAGCCCGGTTCTTCACGGGCTTCCCCTGGCTGGCCACAGGATATACGCAGACCCATGTTTTTTTGGGTGGTTTCTCCGCCTGGCTGGGGCAGTATGGGGTCGGGCTCGCCACCGCCGGTTTTGCCACTATTTTGTTATGGATGTTGCGCGAATCCTCATCCAGACGGGCACTGCTCGGCGGCGTTTCTGCCTTGCTGGTGCTTTCCGGATTGGCTCTGGCGGCAGGGTCAGTCAGCTTCACCCATCCCGTCGGGCACAAGCTTCGGGTTAGCCTGGTGCAGGGTAATATTCCCATCACCGAAAAATGGAATACTGCAGCCATCAGCGAGATACTGCACCATTACGTACAACTGATTTTGCAGACGCCCAAAAATAGCCAGCTGGTGGTTTTGCCGGAAACCGCCTTTCCCATTTTTCAGACGGAAATTCCTCAACTGATTAGTCAGTTACAGGAATGGTCGGCGCGGAATCACAAGATTCTGATTATCGGCATTCCCGAGTTGGCAGATGGCAAATACTACAACGCTGCCATGGAAATTGACGGGAAAGCCCCCCTGCGCTGGTACCAGAAAGAACATCTGGTGCCTTTTGGTGAATATATTCCCTTGCCGCACCTGCTGGGTCCTCTGGTCCACCACTTTTTACCGGGTCTGGGGAGTTTTTCCTTTGGGCATGGTCCTTATGTCCTGCCTGTAGACGGACAAAAGGCTGGCATGACCATTTGTTATGAAGAATCTTTTTCCCGTGATGTCCGTAAGGGGGTCAGAGAAGGGGCGACTTTTTTACTCAATATCAGTGATTATGCCTGGTATGGGCATAGTATTGCTGCCGCCCAGAGTATGCAGATGGCTGCCATGCAGTCCCGTCAGGAGCAGAAACCGGATGTGCGCGATACCAATACCGGTATCACCACGCTGATTTCTCCCCAGGGCGAAATCCGCACCCAGCTTCCGCAATTTGTGGTGGGCACGCTGAACGGCTCGGTGCAGCCCATGGCCGGAGAGACTCCCTATGGTCGTTGGGGGAGTCTGCCCTACCTGCTACTGAGTGCTTTGCTCATGCTTTTGGCCATAGGGGTTACTCGCCGGCAATCATCATCTCGTCAATGA